A genomic segment from Glycine max cultivar Williams 82 chromosome 1, Glycine_max_v4.0, whole genome shotgun sequence encodes:
- the LOC100814068 gene encoding histidine kinase 1 isoform X2, whose product MAENKDEIYSESSECSPGSTSPMGSKCRYLFHRLCACATSWNKNSTPKGRRIFHRDVEKEEFQYASSHCLSSYYSVFVVRLAIMVMLAILIGLLTILTWHFTKIYTAKSLSSLAYGLRYELLQRPVLRMWNILNSTSEITTAQVKLSQYVIRRHSNPATQAEQVELYEAMRAVTWALFASRKALNSITINYKNGFVQAFHRDLKDNNTFYIYSDLSNYSMGASNSNAVNSISKYRAWDVRGNYSAIWYREPLDPVSGEKIGKAMKIAPEDLINIAGLSQVPDGVASWHVAVSKFTDSPLLSAALPVWDSSNKTIMAVVGVTTALYSVGQLMRELVEMHSGHMYLTSQEGYLLATSTSAPLLATSTKPPKLKMAVDCEDNVIRLGAEWLQRTYGNNFPPSHDIHVENVKLGHQRYYIDSFVLNLKRLPLVGVIIIPRKYIMGQVDERAYKTLVILISASLCILVIGCVCILILTNGVSKEMNLRAELINQLEARRKAEASSNYKSQFLANMSHELRTPMAAVIGLLDILISDDCLTNEQYSTVTQIRKCSTALLRLLNNILDLSKVESGKLVLEDAEFDLGRELEGLVDMFSVQCINHNVETVLDLSDDMPKLVKGDSARVVQIFANLINNSIKFTPSGHIILRGWCENPNSSIGSPNFPLDQKKSRSLQKCRERPNANHAKRTSIKDKKVILWFEVDDTGCGIDPSKWDSVFESFEQADPSTTRLHGGTGLGLCIVRNLVNKMGGDIRVVKKEGSGTLMRLCLLLSEPMDVTEQQCAVDLTDNGLVVLLALHGNMSRLITSKWLQKNGVCTMEASDWNGLTQILRELFHARSSVHNTDFDAHYPAKEELKSKLLNIGDMRNPVFVIVVDIGLLDLSTDIWKEQFNFLHRYFGRAKFVWMLNHDTSNTVKMELRRKGHVLMVNKPLYKAKMIQILEAVIKERNLELQKKNMTAPRTTMKEGDLHEFLEIDSTHFDGASSDDSDIPETGGSNPVSANGDKPAEKLAKSHASSPYHMNNCLVKLTNENECLEKHNLRKEESSSPSSNSASEDNQPKSLSTKELSSISTEDQEEDSECGETNTVTSSSKAVDGKKSLEGLKILLAEDTPVLQRVATIMLEKMGADVVAVGDGQQAVDALNCMFAAEDCRRESLQKERNTRSQTEISTCRPYDLILMDCQMPKMDGYEATKAIRKSEVGTSMHIPIVALTAHAMSCDEAKCLEVGMDAYLTKPIDFKMMVSTILSLTKRTS is encoded by the exons ATGGCAGAAAACAAAGATGAAATCTATTCTGAAAGTTCTGAATGTTCACCAGGCTCAACCTCTCCAATGGGTAGCAAGTGCAGATACTTGTTTCATAGATTATGCGCTTGTGCCACTTCATGGAACAAAAACAGCACCCCAAAGGGTCGAAGAATTTTCCACAGAGATGTGGAAAAAGAAGAATTCCAGTATGCTAGTAGTCACTGTCTCTCTTCCTACTATAGTGTTTTTGTGGTTCGACTAGCAATCATG GTGATGCTAGCCATCTTGATTGGGTTGCTCACTATACTGACATGGCATTTCACCAAGATTTATACAGCAAAATCACTTAGCAGTTTGGCATATGGTTTGCGTTATGAACTTCTGCAACGCCCTGTTTTGAGGATGTGGAATATTTTAAACTCTACTTCTGAAATTACTACAGCTCAAGTCAAACTGTCTCAGTATGTGATAAGACGTCACAGCAACCCTGCGACTCAAGCAGAGCAAGTTGAG CTGTATGAAGCGATGAGGGCTGTAACATGGGCGTTATTTGCTAGTCGGAAAGCTCTAAACTCTATAACTATCAACTATAAGAACGGATTTGTTCAAGCATTCCATAGAGATCTGAAGGACAACAACACATTTTACATCTATTCTGATCTTTCAAATTACTCCATGGGTGCTAGCAACTCTAATGCGGTCAATTCCATTTCAAAGTATCGAGCTTGGGATGTTCGTGGTAACTATTCTGCAATCTGGTACCGTGAACCACTTGACCCTGTGAGTGGTGAGAAGATTGGAAAAGCTATGAAAATTGCACCTGAAGACTTGATCAACATAGCTGGCCTTTCCCAAGTGCCTGATGGCGTAGCTTCGTGGCACGTCGCGGTGAGCAAGTTCACAGATTCACCATTGCTTTCAGCAGCATTACCAGTTTGGGACTCTTCTAATAAGACTATTATGGCAGTTGTGGGGGTAACAACTGCACTTTATAGTGTAGGACAATTAATGAGAGAGCTAGTTGAGATGCACAGTGGCCATATGTATTTGACATCTCAAGAGGGTTATTTACTCGCAACTTCCACAAGTGCACCTCTACTGGCAACTTCAACAAAGCCTCCTAAGCTTAAGATGGCTGTTGACTGTGAAGACAACGTGATTCGACTGGGAGCTGAGTGGTTACAGAGAACTTATGGGAACAATTTTCCTCCAAGTCATGACATTCATGTAGAGAATGTCAAGCTAGGCCACCAGAGATATTACATTGACTCATTCGTCCTAAATTTGAAGAGACTTCCTTTG GTAGGTGTGATCATCATACCAAGAAAGTATATCATGGGGCAGGTAGATGAAAGAGCCTACAAAACGTTGGTTATTCTGATATCTGCGTCATTATGTATTTTAGTCATTGGATGCGTTTGCATTTTGATATTGACAAATGGAGTATCAAAGGAAATGAATCTAAGAGCAGAACTGATAAATCAACTGGAAGCAAGAAGAAAAGCAGAGGCATCAAGTAACTATAAAAGTCAATTCCTTGCAAACATGAG TCATGAACTGAGGACACCTATGGCAGCAGTTATTGGGTTGCTTGACATTCTTATATCAGATGACTGTCTCACAAATGAACAATATTCAACAGTTACTCAAATAAGAAAATGCTCAACTGCTCTGCTCCGCCTTCTTAATAACATATTGGATCTGAGTAAG GTGGAATCTGGAAAACTGGTCCTAGAAGATGCCGAATTTGACTTGGGAAGGGAACTTGAAGGGCTTGTAGATATGTTTTCTGTTCAGTGCATTAACCATAATGTGGAGACTGTTTTAGACCTGTCTG ATGACATGCCAAAGTTAGTTAAGGGTGATTCTGCAAGGGTGGTTCAAATATTTGCAAATCTGATCAACAATTCAATCAAGTTTACTCCAT CGGGTCATATTATTCTGCGAGGATGGTGTGAAAACCCAAATTCTTCCATTGGTAGTCCAAATTTTCCTCTTGACCAGAAGAAATCACGGAGTCTACAAAAGTGCAGAGAGAGGCCAAATGCAAACCATGCTAAGAGAACATctataaaagataagaaagtgATACTTTGGTTTGAAGTTGACGACACAGGCTGTG GTATTGACCCAAGCAAATGGGATTCTGTGTTTGAAAGCTTTGAGCAAGCTGATCCATCAACTACACGAct GCATGGAGGCACTGGTCTTGGTCTTTGCATTGTGAGAAACTTG GTTAACAAGATGGGTGGAGACATCAGGGTTGTCAAAAAGGAGGGCTCAGGAACACTGATGCGATTATGCTTGCTTCTCAGTGAGCCAATGGATGTCACAGAACAACAGTGTGCAGTAGATTTGACAGACAATGGCTTAGTG GTACTGCTTGCACTGCATGGCAACATGAGTCGATTAATTACATCCAAGTGGCTACAGAAAAACGGGGTGTGCACAATGGAAGCATCTGACTGGAACGGACTAACTCAAATTTTGAGGGAACTCTTTCATGCAAGAAGTTCAGTTCATAATACTGACTTTGATGCACACTATCCAGCAAAAGAGGAATTGAAGTCTAAACTACTCAACATAGGAGATATGAGGAACCCGGTTTTTGTCATTGTTGTTGACATTGGACTACTTGATTTGAGTACAGATATATGGAAGGAACAGTTTAACTTCCTTCACAGGTACTTTGGTAGAGCAAAGTTTGTATGGATGCTAAATCATGACACTTCCAATACCGTAAAGATGGAGCTCCGTAGGAAAGGGCATGTACTTATGGTCAACAAACCCCTTTACAAAGcaaaaatgattcaaattttGGAAGCTGTcataaaggagagaaatcttgagctacaaaagaaaaacatgactGCTCCAAGGACCACAATGAAAGAGGGTGATTTGCATGAGTTTCTTGAGATTGATTCCACTCATTTTGATGGTGCTAGCTCTGATGATTCTGACATACCTGAAACAGGTGGTTCTAATCCTGTTAGTGCTAATGGAGATAAACCAGCTGAGAAGCTAGCCAAATCTCATGCCTCATCACCATACCATATGAATAACTGCCTAGTTAAATtaacaaatgaaaatgaatgttTGGAAAAACATAATTTGAGGAAAGAAGAATCTTCTAGCCCCAGCTCAAATTCTGCCTCTGAAGACAACCAACCTAAATCACTGTCCACCAAAGAATTATCATCCATTTCAACAGAAGATCAGGAGGAAGATTCTGAATGTGGGGAAACAAATACGGTCACCAGCTCAAGTAAAGCAGTAGATGGAAAAAAATCTCTTGAGGGCCTAAAGATTTTGCTTGCAGAAGATACACCAGTACTTCAAAGGGTTGCTACCATAATGCTTGAAAAAATGGGAGCTGATGTTGTTGCTGTAGGTGATGGACAACAGGCAGTAGATGCTCTCAATTGCATGTTCGCTGCTGAAGATTGTAGAAGGGAATCACTCCAGAAGGAAAGAAACACGAGATCTCAAACAGAGATTTCGACTTGTCGTCCTTATGACTTGATCCTAATGGATTGTCAG ATGCCAAAGATGGATGGTTATGAGGCAACAAAAGCAATAAGGAAATCAGAAGTGGGAACAAGCATGCACATTCCCATTGTTGCTCTTACAGCACATGCAATGTCATGTGATGAAGCCAAATGCCTGGAGGTGGGCATGGATGCTTACTTAACAAAGCCAATAGACTTCAAAATGATGGTGTCCACCATTCTTTCACTCACTAAAAGAACATCTTGA
- the LOC100814068 gene encoding histidine kinase 1 isoform X1, with protein sequence MAENKDEIYSESSECSPGSTSPMGSKCRYLFHRLCACATSWNKNSTPKGRRIFHRDVEKEEFQYASSHCLSSYYSVFVVRLAIMVMLAILIGLLTILTWHFTKIYTAKSLSSLAYGLRYELLQRPVLRMWNILNSTSEITTAQVKLSQYVIRRHSNPATQAEQVEQLYEAMRAVTWALFASRKALNSITINYKNGFVQAFHRDLKDNNTFYIYSDLSNYSMGASNSNAVNSISKYRAWDVRGNYSAIWYREPLDPVSGEKIGKAMKIAPEDLINIAGLSQVPDGVASWHVAVSKFTDSPLLSAALPVWDSSNKTIMAVVGVTTALYSVGQLMRELVEMHSGHMYLTSQEGYLLATSTSAPLLATSTKPPKLKMAVDCEDNVIRLGAEWLQRTYGNNFPPSHDIHVENVKLGHQRYYIDSFVLNLKRLPLVGVIIIPRKYIMGQVDERAYKTLVILISASLCILVIGCVCILILTNGVSKEMNLRAELINQLEARRKAEASSNYKSQFLANMSHELRTPMAAVIGLLDILISDDCLTNEQYSTVTQIRKCSTALLRLLNNILDLSKVESGKLVLEDAEFDLGRELEGLVDMFSVQCINHNVETVLDLSDDMPKLVKGDSARVVQIFANLINNSIKFTPSGHIILRGWCENPNSSIGSPNFPLDQKKSRSLQKCRERPNANHAKRTSIKDKKVILWFEVDDTGCGIDPSKWDSVFESFEQADPSTTRLHGGTGLGLCIVRNLVNKMGGDIRVVKKEGSGTLMRLCLLLSEPMDVTEQQCAVDLTDNGLVVLLALHGNMSRLITSKWLQKNGVCTMEASDWNGLTQILRELFHARSSVHNTDFDAHYPAKEELKSKLLNIGDMRNPVFVIVVDIGLLDLSTDIWKEQFNFLHRYFGRAKFVWMLNHDTSNTVKMELRRKGHVLMVNKPLYKAKMIQILEAVIKERNLELQKKNMTAPRTTMKEGDLHEFLEIDSTHFDGASSDDSDIPETGGSNPVSANGDKPAEKLAKSHASSPYHMNNCLVKLTNENECLEKHNLRKEESSSPSSNSASEDNQPKSLSTKELSSISTEDQEEDSECGETNTVTSSSKAVDGKKSLEGLKILLAEDTPVLQRVATIMLEKMGADVVAVGDGQQAVDALNCMFAAEDCRRESLQKERNTRSQTEISTCRPYDLILMDCQMPKMDGYEATKAIRKSEVGTSMHIPIVALTAHAMSCDEAKCLEVGMDAYLTKPIDFKMMVSTILSLTKRTS encoded by the exons ATGGCAGAAAACAAAGATGAAATCTATTCTGAAAGTTCTGAATGTTCACCAGGCTCAACCTCTCCAATGGGTAGCAAGTGCAGATACTTGTTTCATAGATTATGCGCTTGTGCCACTTCATGGAACAAAAACAGCACCCCAAAGGGTCGAAGAATTTTCCACAGAGATGTGGAAAAAGAAGAATTCCAGTATGCTAGTAGTCACTGTCTCTCTTCCTACTATAGTGTTTTTGTGGTTCGACTAGCAATCATG GTGATGCTAGCCATCTTGATTGGGTTGCTCACTATACTGACATGGCATTTCACCAAGATTTATACAGCAAAATCACTTAGCAGTTTGGCATATGGTTTGCGTTATGAACTTCTGCAACGCCCTGTTTTGAGGATGTGGAATATTTTAAACTCTACTTCTGAAATTACTACAGCTCAAGTCAAACTGTCTCAGTATGTGATAAGACGTCACAGCAACCCTGCGACTCAAGCAGAGCAAGTTGAG CAGCTGTATGAAGCGATGAGGGCTGTAACATGGGCGTTATTTGCTAGTCGGAAAGCTCTAAACTCTATAACTATCAACTATAAGAACGGATTTGTTCAAGCATTCCATAGAGATCTGAAGGACAACAACACATTTTACATCTATTCTGATCTTTCAAATTACTCCATGGGTGCTAGCAACTCTAATGCGGTCAATTCCATTTCAAAGTATCGAGCTTGGGATGTTCGTGGTAACTATTCTGCAATCTGGTACCGTGAACCACTTGACCCTGTGAGTGGTGAGAAGATTGGAAAAGCTATGAAAATTGCACCTGAAGACTTGATCAACATAGCTGGCCTTTCCCAAGTGCCTGATGGCGTAGCTTCGTGGCACGTCGCGGTGAGCAAGTTCACAGATTCACCATTGCTTTCAGCAGCATTACCAGTTTGGGACTCTTCTAATAAGACTATTATGGCAGTTGTGGGGGTAACAACTGCACTTTATAGTGTAGGACAATTAATGAGAGAGCTAGTTGAGATGCACAGTGGCCATATGTATTTGACATCTCAAGAGGGTTATTTACTCGCAACTTCCACAAGTGCACCTCTACTGGCAACTTCAACAAAGCCTCCTAAGCTTAAGATGGCTGTTGACTGTGAAGACAACGTGATTCGACTGGGAGCTGAGTGGTTACAGAGAACTTATGGGAACAATTTTCCTCCAAGTCATGACATTCATGTAGAGAATGTCAAGCTAGGCCACCAGAGATATTACATTGACTCATTCGTCCTAAATTTGAAGAGACTTCCTTTG GTAGGTGTGATCATCATACCAAGAAAGTATATCATGGGGCAGGTAGATGAAAGAGCCTACAAAACGTTGGTTATTCTGATATCTGCGTCATTATGTATTTTAGTCATTGGATGCGTTTGCATTTTGATATTGACAAATGGAGTATCAAAGGAAATGAATCTAAGAGCAGAACTGATAAATCAACTGGAAGCAAGAAGAAAAGCAGAGGCATCAAGTAACTATAAAAGTCAATTCCTTGCAAACATGAG TCATGAACTGAGGACACCTATGGCAGCAGTTATTGGGTTGCTTGACATTCTTATATCAGATGACTGTCTCACAAATGAACAATATTCAACAGTTACTCAAATAAGAAAATGCTCAACTGCTCTGCTCCGCCTTCTTAATAACATATTGGATCTGAGTAAG GTGGAATCTGGAAAACTGGTCCTAGAAGATGCCGAATTTGACTTGGGAAGGGAACTTGAAGGGCTTGTAGATATGTTTTCTGTTCAGTGCATTAACCATAATGTGGAGACTGTTTTAGACCTGTCTG ATGACATGCCAAAGTTAGTTAAGGGTGATTCTGCAAGGGTGGTTCAAATATTTGCAAATCTGATCAACAATTCAATCAAGTTTACTCCAT CGGGTCATATTATTCTGCGAGGATGGTGTGAAAACCCAAATTCTTCCATTGGTAGTCCAAATTTTCCTCTTGACCAGAAGAAATCACGGAGTCTACAAAAGTGCAGAGAGAGGCCAAATGCAAACCATGCTAAGAGAACATctataaaagataagaaagtgATACTTTGGTTTGAAGTTGACGACACAGGCTGTG GTATTGACCCAAGCAAATGGGATTCTGTGTTTGAAAGCTTTGAGCAAGCTGATCCATCAACTACACGAct GCATGGAGGCACTGGTCTTGGTCTTTGCATTGTGAGAAACTTG GTTAACAAGATGGGTGGAGACATCAGGGTTGTCAAAAAGGAGGGCTCAGGAACACTGATGCGATTATGCTTGCTTCTCAGTGAGCCAATGGATGTCACAGAACAACAGTGTGCAGTAGATTTGACAGACAATGGCTTAGTG GTACTGCTTGCACTGCATGGCAACATGAGTCGATTAATTACATCCAAGTGGCTACAGAAAAACGGGGTGTGCACAATGGAAGCATCTGACTGGAACGGACTAACTCAAATTTTGAGGGAACTCTTTCATGCAAGAAGTTCAGTTCATAATACTGACTTTGATGCACACTATCCAGCAAAAGAGGAATTGAAGTCTAAACTACTCAACATAGGAGATATGAGGAACCCGGTTTTTGTCATTGTTGTTGACATTGGACTACTTGATTTGAGTACAGATATATGGAAGGAACAGTTTAACTTCCTTCACAGGTACTTTGGTAGAGCAAAGTTTGTATGGATGCTAAATCATGACACTTCCAATACCGTAAAGATGGAGCTCCGTAGGAAAGGGCATGTACTTATGGTCAACAAACCCCTTTACAAAGcaaaaatgattcaaattttGGAAGCTGTcataaaggagagaaatcttgagctacaaaagaaaaacatgactGCTCCAAGGACCACAATGAAAGAGGGTGATTTGCATGAGTTTCTTGAGATTGATTCCACTCATTTTGATGGTGCTAGCTCTGATGATTCTGACATACCTGAAACAGGTGGTTCTAATCCTGTTAGTGCTAATGGAGATAAACCAGCTGAGAAGCTAGCCAAATCTCATGCCTCATCACCATACCATATGAATAACTGCCTAGTTAAATtaacaaatgaaaatgaatgttTGGAAAAACATAATTTGAGGAAAGAAGAATCTTCTAGCCCCAGCTCAAATTCTGCCTCTGAAGACAACCAACCTAAATCACTGTCCACCAAAGAATTATCATCCATTTCAACAGAAGATCAGGAGGAAGATTCTGAATGTGGGGAAACAAATACGGTCACCAGCTCAAGTAAAGCAGTAGATGGAAAAAAATCTCTTGAGGGCCTAAAGATTTTGCTTGCAGAAGATACACCAGTACTTCAAAGGGTTGCTACCATAATGCTTGAAAAAATGGGAGCTGATGTTGTTGCTGTAGGTGATGGACAACAGGCAGTAGATGCTCTCAATTGCATGTTCGCTGCTGAAGATTGTAGAAGGGAATCACTCCAGAAGGAAAGAAACACGAGATCTCAAACAGAGATTTCGACTTGTCGTCCTTATGACTTGATCCTAATGGATTGTCAG ATGCCAAAGATGGATGGTTATGAGGCAACAAAAGCAATAAGGAAATCAGAAGTGGGAACAAGCATGCACATTCCCATTGTTGCTCTTACAGCACATGCAATGTCATGTGATGAAGCCAAATGCCTGGAGGTGGGCATGGATGCTTACTTAACAAAGCCAATAGACTTCAAAATGATGGTGTCCACCATTCTTTCACTCACTAAAAGAACATCTTGA